Within the Arachis duranensis cultivar V14167 chromosome 10, aradu.V14167.gnm2.J7QH, whole genome shotgun sequence genome, the region gagttttttaaaattttaaaaaagatgttatAGAAAGAATATTATTAACtctttatcatttattttaatatctaataatttaattttacgaatttaattattatattataattatcattttactattaaaataaatatataatattaattatatataaatctaaattattataatttttatttttatttttctcatgacTCATAATAACTTGAACATCAAAATCCTTAAAAATATACCTCCACAATTAAAAATGACgaattcaaaatattaaaaactcaaaaaataagaagatgataatgatatcatattttcaattgctttttataaatttgttgAGAGAACAGATAACTCTTAAATTAAGAACAATAAAAACACTtttaaacacatatatatatataaccgaAAAAAGGcagtttgattttatttatgatgACAATTAAgagtatataattaaaaaaaaaactctttatAGAAAGAAGAGGCGACCCTAGCCCGGAAGAGTGAGAACTGAGAAGCGATGATATGCGATGCATTGCCATTTGTGAATTATATGATATCATCTTCGGCCCTCGGACCTGCGTGGCAACGGCATCAGGCTAGGCCATATGGGTTTCTGCTATTGCATAATCATGACTTGCAAGAAATGACATATCTACCCTTGAAGCATTTATTTTCCGAGTCATTAAATTGATAtcccacacacacacacactcactCTCACAAGTTCAAATCTCATAAGTTTCTTCCTAATTTCACGCATTGCTTCCTAAGTAGCTTAGCAAAGAAGGAAATCGTGGGAGATCTGGTTAGGTGAGGTGTTGACTCGGATCTACTCTCTTCCTGgctccttcttatttctttcagCTGTGGAAGAAAACATGGGAAGGggaaagatagagataaagagGATAGAAAACACGACGACGAGGCAAGTGACATTCTCAAAGAGAAGGAACGGACTCCTGAAGAAGACCAATGAGCTCTCTGTCCTCTGTGACGCCCAGATCGGACTCATCGTCTTCTCCAACACTGGCAAGCTCTTTCGCTACTTCTCTCACCCCTACAGGTATAAcctttttatatttcttaagGCTTTCCTCAATTCTATCTACTTATCCtatcatatttaaatatatatatgaacgTCAAATTAAGATTTTGGCCAGGATGGATCAAATAATTGAAAAGTACCAACGATCTACAGGGACTCGCATAACGCCCCATGGACATTCCCACCATCAGGTACTTATATGAGACTAATTAAGGTGCTCAATTTTCTTTCTAATCATATAGTATAATGAATAATTTGCATAAAAGTTATAGTTTTAATAATATCATCAATTTTGTAGGAAGATTTATTGACTGAGATGGCAATGTTGAGGCATCAAAATCTGAGCCTTGAGATGGGGATTCAGCGCTACCTTGGAGAGGGCATAGCTTGTCTCCAATATGAAGAATTGACTCAGCTTGAAGATGAAGTTCAAAGCTCTGTTGCAAGGGTTCGAACCGGAACCAAACAGGCCCAGAAACAACGAACCCGCATACCTACTCTAACCCCCAATTGAATGTACTATTTTTCCTCCCTTGTGTCTGAATTGAAATTCCTTGAAACCATGGGCAGCATAAGTAGGCGACCTCGATGCTGGAGGAGCACGGCGACACTAGCACACTTAGACGAGTACGACGCTGAAGTCTTGAAGAAGAAATGGCTAAATCTAAGCAGCTTCAATGCGACGGCTTTGAAGAAGAGAAGCGACGGCTTTGAAGAAGAGAAGGTAAGCCAGCTTCTCCTTTCTGATTAATTATGCAATTTGCTTGGGTGGATAAGATGACTAGTGGTTGACTAGTTGATCTTGTCATTTTAGAGATGTCAGGGTGTGTGCTAGCACATTCTTCATAGTCACAGtgtcaatttaatttttcaaagaaaagaATTAATACTGACGCCCACTAACCACTCTTCGAAAAATTCAGTAGGATTTAAAAGGTACCAGCGATTCACTCTTCTCGGTGTTGATGTTTATCGCTAAAACAGAGAAATCAGTGACAGTAATTGGAAGTCATTTTAGTGTCAGTTGTcaacatttttgaaaatctaaaGTGGGTTGCTGCCAGTGTAATATCTTATAAATTAAACATGTTATCGaaccattatcatcatcattaagtAGAACATCTCCGGTGCCTGAGTTTGAAAGATGGTAGGGGGTGCCTATGTTCAAACTGGTGGACGGCAACATCAGGGAGAGGTGACCACGTTCGTGTTAATTACATGTGTCGTTGTTGCCATGGGAGAccttctcttctctttggaTACGATCTTGGTATCACGGGAGGAGTTACGTCTATAGAACCATTCTTGGTTCAATTCTTTTCGGCTGTGTATAAACAAATGATGGATGATTCCGTTACCAATCAATACTGTAAATTTGACAACCAACAACTCACGTTGTTCATCTCCTCTTTATATCTTGCGGCATTAATGGAATTCAACCAGAAGATATAGAGAGGAGGTGAACAACGTGAGTAATTATTTGTCAAATTTACAGTATTGATTGGTAGCGGAATCATCCATCATTTGTTTATACACAGTCGAAAAGAATTGAACCAAGAATGGTTCCATAGACGTGACTCCTCCCATGATACCAAGATCGTATCCAAAGAGAAGGCCTCCCATGGCAGCAATGACACATATAATTAACACGAACGCGGTCACCTCTTCCTGATGTTGCCGTCCACCAGTTGAACATAGGCACATCCTGTCATCTTTCAAACTCAAGCACCAGAGATGTTCTACTTAGTGATGATGATAATCGTTCGATAACATGtttaatttatagtatattacaTTGGCAGCAACCCACTTTGAATTTCTAAAAATGTTGACAACTGACACTAAAATGGCTTCCAATTACTGTTACTGGTTTTTCTGTTTTGGCGATAAGCATCGTCACCGAGAAGGGTGAATCGCTGATGCCTTTTAAATCCTACCGAATTTTTTGACAAGTGGTTAGTGGGTGTAGTATCAGTtcttttctttgaaaaattgaattgaGCCCGTTGGACAGGGATGACACTGTGACTATGGGGAATGTGTTAGCACACACCCTGGCATCTCTAAAATGACAAGATCAACTAGTCATCTTGTCCACCCAAGGAAATTGCAGAATTAATCAGAAAAGAGAAGCTGGGCTTaccttcttttttgtttctggGCATGGGTTTGGTTTCGACCCCGtccaaaaaataatagtaataatggggatactgatgagcggataatttatacgctttttagcattatttttaggtagttttcaatatgttttaattactttttagtatatttttgttagtttttattcaaaatttacatttctggactttactatgagtttgtgtattttttttttgtgatttcagatattttctgcctgaaattgagggactttagcaaaaatctgattcagagaccgaAAAAGGACTAacaaaaatggattttctggagctacagaaatccaattggtgtgctctcaattgtgttggaaagtagacatctagagctttccaacaatatataatagtatagaAAAGTTTTCAAATGATCCAATCACTTTAACTGGCACATTGTTGTTCCATGCTGCAGTACCATGGAGAGACGTTGagatttataatataatattcaaatgGTGCAGATGTGTGATTAAGTAATACAGTAGACCATTGAGAGAGAGAGTGTAGGCAGATTCTAGCACGGGTCGTTTCCTTAACCCATTTTATGTTTATAAGAATGACATTATGGACAATTGCATTCATTTTTGTCCTTTTCCTTAGCCAAGTTTGAGAGAAAATTTGTCGGCTGGAACTTGCAGCCGATGAAAATAGTGGGCCCATATTTTTGTCGGGTTGTGTGGGCTAAAGTCAGTGTAAAGATAAAAAATGTGGGTCGAGAAAAAATATAGTACGGACTTAGATATCGTTTAAAAGTGATTTTTTATTcagttttttattataataattaaaaaattttaaaataaatacatttgaaaaaatttagtacttttttaaaattaaatacacattcaaaatataaactaaataaaattaaaatttaaaatttgaaatttctatttcagttttagttttttttaattattaacatattatcatttaaaatacacattcaaaaattaaattcgataaaattgaagatttcaattttaacaaaaaataaattttaagagtTTTAATTATTAACCCACACATCTAAAATCTCTAGAAGAGATCATATTTTGAACTAATATGTTAGaaagtaaagtatcatttttctCCCAAATGTTTGGGGGAAGTTCCAAAGTTATTCATAACATTTCAATCGTCCTGTTTAAATCcataacattttaaatttggCTCAATGTTGTCCTACCATTAgagatccgttaacagaattgacggcatgacaaaattgagacgatcttgaaacgttagggacttaaatagaacgaaaacattggggacaaaaacaatacatagaaataaatttttattttatcctttaataatattaattttttactgtatataatattcaattattttttaatcacatctaagtaaattatacttaatcacactactttcattctaaataattttttttaaattttatattttttatattatctttttttgtat harbors:
- the LOC127742672 gene encoding MADS-box protein FBP24-like yields the protein MGRGKIEIKRIENTTTRQVTFSKRRNGLLKKTNELSVLCDAQIGLIVFSNTGKLFRYFSHPYRMDQIIEKYQRSTGTRITPHGHSHHQEDLLTEMAMLRHQNLSLEMGIQRYLGEGIACLQYEELTQLEDEVQSSVARVRTGTKQAQKQRTRIPTLTPN